The Streptomyces sp. HUAS MG91 sequence CGGAGATCGCGCGGCTCGTGCCGGGAGTGCGCACCGCCCTCGTCGCGAGCCGCTACGGCACCGACGTGGTCCAGCGGGCCGTGGCCGTCGGCGCCACGACGCTCGTGCTGAACATCCGCCGGCTCACCCAGGAGATCGTCGAGCACGCCCGCAAGGCCGACCTGCGGATCATCGGCTGGGTCGTGAACACCCAGGACGACCTGCGGCTCGTACGGGCGCTCGGTCTCGACGGGGCGACCACCGACTATCCGGAGATCAAGCGGACGGGCCGGTTCACCGCGTAGCGCGGGCCGGGCTCACCCCAGCGGCTTGACCAGCAGCTCGAACTGGAGGTCGGGGCGCTGGGGAATGCCGAAGCGCTCGTCGCCGTACGGGAAGGGGCTCATCTCTCCCGTACGGCGGTAGCCGCGGCGCTCGTACCAGGCGATGAGCTCGTCGCGCACGGAGATCACCGTCATGTGCATCTCCCGCACGTCCCAGATCTCGCGCGCCCGGCGCTCGGCCTCCGCGATGATCTGCTTGCCGAGACCCGCGCCCTGGAGTGCGGGGCTGACGGCGAACATGCCGAAGTAGGCGGCGGTGTCCCGGTGCTCCAGCTGGCAGCAGGCGACGATCGTGCCGTCCCGCTCGACGGTGAGCAGCCGGCTGTCGGGGTCCTTGACGACCGCGAGCACCCCGTCCGGGTCGGTGCGCTGCCCCTGGAGGATGTCCGCCTCCGTGGTCCAGCCGGAGCGGCTGGCGTCCCCGCGGTAGGCCGACTCGATGAGCGCCACGAGCGCGTCGGCGTCCTCGGGAACGGCGTCACGGTAGGTCAGGGCGGCGGTCATGGAGGACTCTCCGATCTCGTGCGGGTGCGGGCCTGTCGGCGCCGTCGAGATTAACCCGGCCGCACTACTGTGCGTCGGCATGGTTCATGTACTGAGCAGCAGAGTCCTTCTCCGGCCGGTCGATCCCGAGCGGTCGCGGTGGTTCTACGGCGATGCC is a genomic window containing:
- a CDS encoding N-acetyltransferase is translated as MTAALTYRDAVPEDADALVALIESAYRGDASRSGWTTEADILQGQRTDPDGVLAVVKDPDSRLLTVERDGTIVACCQLEHRDTAAYFGMFAVSPALQGAGLGKQIIAEAERRAREIWDVREMHMTVISVRDELIAWYERRGYRRTGEMSPFPYGDERFGIPQRPDLQFELLVKPLG